The DNA sequence ATAACACCCATAATGGCTCCACTGTAACAAATCTGCAGCAAGTAACATGTTCGCAGCGTTATcggtaacaaataaaattacttttttctcAAGATCCCACTCTACggcaacttttttttattttgttgcaaatattAACTCCAGTTTGACTGCCTTCTACATGGGTGCTCTTTACAAGTATAGATTTACATTCTAGAGACTCAGTGAGAAAAATGAGCCGTAATAGTTATATAATGATCCATCGCTTTTGAAGACCAACTGTCGGCGGTTAACCCTACagtgcatgattttttttaatgttgtcaataaaatatatatggtTTAATATAGTGTCtagagataataaaaaataataataaaaattaaactttattaattttgaagatatttattttttaaattcggtTCCATATGTGGTACAGTAtgcattaacattaatatttgcCTCTTAATTAGgaacaatgaaaataatcatATATTCAGTTTCATAATAACGATAGCTCTACTTATTggtgaaatttataaaaacaattgttgtCTTTGTTCAAACACAACTCAACACGACACTTTTCGCAATATATATAAGTTTTTCCCTTGCATTGTGGATATTTACAGCGTTGTCTCTTCTCGCCCCATATAGGAAGATGATCAAATTTGTCCAATCTGACATCTCGAGGGGGAAGGATTGCTGCATTTCTTTTACTCTTCTTCTCAATCACGTCTTCTATGGCAGAAGACGGTCTTCCCCTTTTTCTTTGTAATGATGGACCACACATACAAAGACTTTTAGCGATTTcccttttaaaatcttttaattttatcagtGTTGGTTCATTCTTTTGCTCTCCCACCCTCTTGTGCAGTAGCCAGCTATTTATGGTGACAATGTCTagaaaatggtaaaataaacGGAGATACCATTTCCTAGTacgcatttttattttgtacttccCAAGAAAAGAGTCCAATAAATCCACTCCCCCCATATGCTGATTATAGATTTTGACTATTTTAGGACAGTCCACttcaatatatttcttttgttttttacaatatcggTTAACTTTTTCAATGGGCTGTTGACCAACAAAGGATGAAGACAAAACAACAGGCTTATTATCATACCACATCACTGTGCCAACTTCCGTGCCATCTACATCAGCTACCCATTCTTCTGAATGCCCTCGTTCTGTTTTAGTACTCTTCAAGTCTTTCAGCGATGGGATTTTCAAATCTTTGCCTAGTCGACCTTTGTTGACCGTTCCCAGTGACTGGATACCTTGTTTCGAAAGGAAAGAAATAAGTTCAGCTGAAGTGTAGTAATtgtcgaaaaataatttatattgttggTATCTCGGAATAGTTCGTGCTAGGCGGACTACTACATTACCACTTGCACCCAAGTCAGGCTCATCAGCATATCTCAAGTCAGAATTATTTTCCATTCCAGAGCATATTTCGAAGTCGTATGCCATGCCTCTATCGTCACATAGCACGAAAAGCTTATATCCCCATTTGTGTGGTTTGTTCGGAAGATAGTGACGTAGGAAATTTGCAGCTTTCGTTGCGCACATCTGTTCGTCCACTGATAAAGATTCCCTCTTAGGTATACTCTGGCATTTCTTTCTTAGACTTTCTAGTATTGGCCTTATTTTATGGAGGCGATCATGTCCTGGATGACAAGATGGTGCGTGTAAGGAATTGTCGTTGAAGTGCAGGAACTGCCTTATCTTCTCAAAATGATTCACGGTCATAGTCTCTCTTACTAAAGGTATACCTAACTCAGATTCCCAGTACATCCGTATATTAGGCAATGGAGCAACGCTCATAAGCAAACATATacctaaaaacttttttaattcgtATGTGGTGATACAGAACGGTTTAGATGGGTCTTTTTGGATGCTGAACTTATGCATTTCTTCAACTATGTGGGTTAGTAGGTcttcatcaaaaaaatataaaaaatattgcaatggAGTATCGATAGTTGTGATTGGCGGCTCTAAAACTGTATTTCCAGAAAATTGGGGATAGTTAGCCTGTAAAGACTTCTTTTTCCAAATTagatttcttttctttcttttagcagcggtattattatttgaaatccgATTTCTGGTAACTGGCAAAGTGTATGAACTTCTACTTTGGCGTGATGACGTACTTGGGTCGGAAATGCTGGCTTGAGGATTTGTTTCGGTGGAGGAGTTGTTTCCGGCGCAGGGCGTGCTATAGTCAGTGAAAGATAATGGTGCATACCTAGTAGGCTCAGTTTCATTTTCAGAGTCACTATCTCCAGTCATTTGGTCCAAGTTTTCTCTGATCTTCGCCATGTCATCATCACTTTCCGCACTCGAAAAGTCTTGACCGTCTTCGCTTCCCGAGGGTATATCTAAATACTGCTCAATCATCTTATTAGATAGTACCTTCTTCGCCATTATCTGTAATCAAATccaaccaaaacaaaatattagaagTGAACTAGTGCATGGTGTGCCATATCTGGAACgtttaaataagtaggtatattagtgaataaaacagtaatattttttaaaaataacttaccttCTTTTAGTGTACACTATTTCTAatgttaacttatttttttccactttgaaatattgttcaaactattttattcagatttttcAATTTACGTAAACAATGAATTCAAACCGATTGTCCAACTTCTGTACGAATCAATGTCAATCGATATATTACGCCATCTAGTACATACATTTGTCATTTGTAAACCGTTGCCAAGGGCTTAAAGAACATTCCATCGGTCAATAGATGTCGCTATGTATCTCAAAACAATCaagaaacttgtttattttgttgtaccACATATGGAACAGTATGCGCTGTAGGGACAAACACTAACAgcattatttttcacaaaatcttTAAAGCACTGTAATCTTTTCTCGTAGACCACAGGCATTAAAAcattagaaattgttttttttgtcaggtAATTCGTAGTTCGGATTAAGCTCATGTGTGTACTCTTTGAAGCCTTTGTCTTGGGACTATACTAAAAGGCTGAAAATTATAGGCAATTACTTTTACCAAGCATTTGTCAATGTACTGTTTGCCAGTTGGCCGTATTCTTTTTGGTAAATAAGATGACACAGTAACTTGTCTTTTCTGAGGCGGTTCAGTTTGATTATTGCCATTAAGATGACGTCGATGGAGCAGCGAATCGACGACCATCATTGTTAGCTCGGACAACATTTGAAGCAGTCCCGAAACCATCACCAATAGACCTAACACCACAATCACCATCCTTTCCAATATCATGCACTACTGCCGACTCCTGGTTTTGACTTACCGAAGAAGAAGAAGCAGTAATCTCATTGTAAGCCGAAACATGCTTCAACATTAAATGAGCCTTCAAGTTAGTCGTCATAGCTTTAtaagataaaatctttttacaaaaattacaagaaGCAATTTTGCTACTACGAGTAGCAACGACTAGCAACTCATATAATAATGATCGAACTTCACTTGGAAGTTCGTTTGATCATCTATTATATTTCGTCGCTTCATTCTTCAGATATATTaactactagctgacccggcgaacttcgtaccgcctcagcgtagctttgatgcactactttattttgtatagttgacctatcttaggtatgagtacctattcaatttaaactggaatctataatatcctccatatataaattaatccctatttccctcatctcgccatatctgaaaaggacctaattttattaaatacaaaacaaaatatatattttcataatagtgtttAGAGAATAGTTGTTCTGCCAACATTCTGTGCATTTCCATCAGCAGTAATGGCATCCCGAAGATGAATGTATTCCTCGGAACGGAGTTTTGCCTGGTTCAACCTGATAAATGGCAATCGTTCAGTTTcaactttcacattttataattttttgaaaataattcaaatagtaaacctatacaaatttcgcatatcctattATAACTGAATGCAGCTCTGTGGGgattaaacacaacatttctATGTTGATTTCGATTCCGTTGAAGTTCTTTTCGCGCTTCGCGTTGCTCATCAGTTTGATTTGCTCGTAGATTTCTTTGACTTGCCGTATTTTGAATTCTGCGGCCTAAATTTGTACGTCTGGTTGGTGgcattgttaaaaactgaaaataaaaagctctcatatattttctgtataaccaaattgtaatattatgtagtcaccaaaagttaccaaaaatcgatatgaagctgtcaacttaccgtaattaacaaacaaaaaacttcttagGGCATAAACTGCGTTACGCGTGTGTACGCACGTGAGCACGTCGCGGGCCACGCTTCTGGTGCACGCACGTGAGCACGTTCGCGTGCTTATGCGCGGGCATCGGCGCGTGCATCCGCGTAACGCAGTTTTCTCAGTACAATTTTGACGTTGGAGGTGTACAGTCGAGTAATTAtggataaattaatgttgtattatttatcaagACGACGGCGACGACGAATTGCCAAAAAAAGACGCCAGCCAGTAAGCCCGTACGTTGAATCTAGGTTACTGTGCGGGGAATTCGTGGTGAAGTTTGGTATATTAAGAGAaaatgaaaggtttttttttcaaatattttaaagtttcattacaAGTCTATGAtgaattatattcaaaactgGAGCCCTATTTGAGGACTAACAATCTACGATTGAAATCTACGTCAATCGTATCACCAATGGAACGATTTGCAATGACATTGCGGTAAGTAAAGACATTTCGATATTAATAATCATCTTTATTCatgtaaaaaaacagtcattatttaacaaaagtttagaacactcatatttttttgccaatttaTGTAAGTCACATTACTGTTTAGCCACATCAAgcaagaaagaagaagaagttCTTATTGTTTCGGCAGTGACACCTGAATAtggcttaaaatgtttttcttgatGTGGTTCACTCTGTTCTTAGGACCGAAACACATAACCGCACACTTATTAATCATCATATTAATCACAGTttcttacatttattaattatattttgttatttctaaatTACACAGTTTTatcgttttcgttttttttttatctatacctacttattcactaatttttttatatacttaatcaCAACAGTCATCACAGTGTCTTGCATAAACGCTACGTTACAATTAGTTTTTGATTAATCATTTGAAATACACTAATAAAATCACAGgttcaagtttaaaataaaaaaacacaataacagTTAAAACAGTACAATAAGTCAAAAtgtcttaattatattaatatacctaccttacaaagtattaattataatgacgCATATTGATTGCAAGTTTTTACATATGAATATTTCCCTTATTAATTATTCCCTTCTATTACTAGATCgggtactaatattattttaaattcttatttatcatCACAATCATAATCACAGTTTATTAcataaaagattaaatttaagaaGAGGACATATGAAGGAGCAATGTTATGAGTAGGTTCAAGAAAAAGGTCCATTAAGTAAAAAAGGGGTCTATTGatacacttttttatttgaccCCAAAATAGGGTTTAAGATAAAAGTGTCCGAATCGACCCCGTTTCTTTCCTTATGAACATTACACCTCAAGGCTTGTCGAATGCCCTTGCATATCATAATAATTGCACATGAGaccagaaaaatataaatataaaattgcgcTTTTTACTAACTTAAATAGTTCTTCATGTTCTTCTCTTTCTtttgttcttaataattaaacagtctTAATCAAATCTTCAGTCTTTC is a window from the Trichoplusia ni isolate ovarian cell line Hi5 chromosome 3, tn1, whole genome shotgun sequence genome containing:
- the LOC113491802 gene encoding piggyBac transposable element-derived protein 3-like, with protein sequence MAKKVLSNKMIEQYLDIPSGSEDGQDFSSAESDDDMAKIRENLDQMTGDSDSENETEPTRYAPLSFTDYSTPCAGNNSSTETNPQASISDPSTSSRQSRSSYTLPVTRNRISNNNTAAKRKKRNLIWKKKSLQANYPQFSGNTVLEPPITTIDTPLQYFLYFFDEDLLTHIVEEMHKFSIQKDPSKPFCITTYELKKFLGICLLMSVAPLPNIRMYWESELGIPLVRETMTVNHFEKIRQFLHFNDNSLHAPSCHPGHDRLHKIRPILESLRKKCQSIPKRESLSVDEQMCATKAANFLRHYLPNKPHKWGYKLFVLCDDRGMAYDFEICSGMENNSDLRYADEPDLGASGNVVVRLARTIPRYQQYKLFFDNYYTSAELISFLSKQGIQSLGTVNKGRLGKDLKIPSLKDLKSTKTERGHSEEWVADVDGTEVGTVMWYDNKPVVLSSSFVGQQPIEKVNRYCKKQKKYIEVDCPKIVKIYNQHMGGVDLLDSFLGKYKIKMRTRKWYLRLFYHFLDIVTINSWLLHKRVGEQKNEPTLIKLKDFKREIAKSLCMCGPSLQRKRGRPSSAIEDVIEKKSKRNAAILPPRDVRLDKFDHLPIWGEKRQRCKYPQCKGKTYIYCEKCRVELCLNKDNNCFYKFHQ